A stretch of Lathyrus oleraceus cultivar Zhongwan6 chromosome 6, CAAS_Psat_ZW6_1.0, whole genome shotgun sequence DNA encodes these proteins:
- the LOC127092767 gene encoding deSI-like protein At4g17486 translates to MLCHLVPLPRKKKPGSVPVYLNVYDLTPMNGYAYWFGLGVYHSGVKVHGVEYGFGAHERETTGIFEVEPGHCPGFTFRKSVYIGSTDLGPNEVREFMEKLSQEYAGNSYHLIQKNCNHFCNDVCVRLTGKSIPRWVNRLARLGFFCNCVLPTSLNETKVGQVSLDKIHEGENKKMRSQSRRQEASSNPSLPASQRHCGIPSSSVINASSSSTVAVK, encoded by the exons CGGAAGAAAAAACCCGGTTCGGTTCCGGTTTACCTCAACGTTTACGATCTAACCCCAATGAATGGTTATGCTTATTGGTTCGGTCTCGGAGTTTATCATTCTGGTGTTAAAG tTCATGGTGTTGAATATGGATTTGGAGCACATGAACGTGAAACTACTGGGATTTTTGAAGTGGAGCCTGGACACTGTCCAGGATTCACCTTTAGGAAATCAGTTTATATTGGATCGACGGATCTGGGACCGAACGAGGTTCGGGAATTTATGGAAAAGCTATCTCAAGAGTATGCTGGAAATAGCTATCATCTAATACAAAAGAATTGCAACCATTTCTGTAATGATGTTTGTGTGAGGTTAACAGGAAAGTCTATTCCTCGGTGGGTTAACAGACTTGCTCGACTTG GTTTCTTCTGCAACTGCGTTCTTCCAACCAGCCTAAATGAAACAAAGGTTGGACAAGTTTCATTAGACAAGATTCATGAAGGAGAAAATAAGAAAATGAGAAGTCAATCCCGCAGGCAGGAGGCTTCTTCCAATCCTTCGTTACCTGCTAGCCAAAGACATTGTGGTATCCCATCTTCGTCTGTTATTAATGCTTCTTCATCATCAACTGTAGCAGTAAAATAA